TTTGAAACTGTTTGTTTGCGCCGCGCCCCTTGTTTATTGCGCAACgtgcgccgaacgccgcgcgtgccttattttttttattctgtttcctttttctttttttttgtgccgcgCGTGGCGTTTTATAGTCTTTCTGCGCCTGCGCCGCAGCTATGTTGCAGGGAGCTGCGatggcggggtgcgggcctaaggagcttcgctcctaaaaaaaaagaactcgagtCTGCACATAATGGGCCGCTCCACGGcagccggttgcgccactcaaaatattctagtacactttaacgaaattgttttatgccggggtccaccaagactttgatgacgtatttccgtcacggaagtacgtcagcataATGAATGCCATTAGATGGTCAAGAAAAAACTTAAGacaaagttccgttgacgggaatcgaacgcATGATCTCCCGGTCCACGACGATGGATTGTGGGCGTTTAGccctgagctaccgccaaacacattacggaggcgacataaacgcgccttttatgttaCACTCTTGCCTCTCACAGGGTGACCTtagatgaatggatgctatgagcgtcccctttataacggggcggtgacatctgtgccgcCAGGCtccaaaaaaacaagaagaagaacgcgccgttgcaaccaccgtcccgttcggcgcgtttccaaaacaagtttaatttcgtcaacgttttaacacaacgtgaggtggcggttttagcgcaggcctcactcatagcatccacccatatcgacaaatagctctccgacgctcgcctggctgtcgcacctcgttccccgctcgccctgtgagaagtaacggccaggctagagggaagacacggcgcccgtagcgtttctcttcgcatttcatgaCGCTTTGGACGAGGGCATATCGAGCattagggggcgatcggagatctctgttctgcaccgttcgttcgcgttcgttctgatgagcgcacgcgattggctgaagccggagaaTTCttgccactctaaggggcgtggccacttcttttttttgcttgatgttttctttgttggttacgtcatgccgcgtcataacgagcatgtcgtctgctacaaacgaacggagcgcgttCTTTCGAGCGAACAAGCGGCTATGCACGGCGTGGATTGGATTGATGCGGCGGTTTCGGCCAGtgcattttgagaaaatggcggtGGCTGGTGTTCTCCCGTTGTTTCTCGACGAAGGTGCAGAGCGATTGGAGGTGCGGAACGAGTTTGATGAGGTGAGCGAGtatgaattccggcgtcgctttcgtttctcgaaacgtacggtacgttggttgtgcgacgaattcgaccccgtcatcgggtgccaacgagccAGTGGGATTtcaacagagcggaaggtgttgtctgcgctgagattttttgccagcggatgcttccagcgagctgtcggcagcgaggaattcatcggcctgtcgcagtcgtccgtcagcgaAACCAACCACGAGGTGGCACACGCCATtactaggcagttttagaatagcatacGCTAAGCTTTGCGTACTCTATTCCTTGCGGTCgcgcccactgcgcatgcgccataaCGCTAACCGCGGTTACCGTTTGCGTTCCGCCATGTTCCGCCCGCAAAAAATCCGAAATAGCGTGCGGCCCGCAAAGCGCCTTTGCGGCCGGGATCTCGCGAGATCTCGAGGAGATCCCGCGTTGCGTGAAATCACGAGATGGCTTTAGCCACAACTACAGCCAAGACGAGCCGCTCGGGAAGCCAGCTTTTTCCCGCGATATTTGAATCGGGGAAACTGCAGCGATGGAGCCGCCGGCAAAGCGTTTTCGCTTTACGATCGAGGTCGACATTTACATGCTGCGTAAGGTCCGCGAGCAGGACCCCTaccaccagggtgtcggaacgaaatgtttttcgtttcggttttagtttcgttccaccgcaaaaagttccgttccgtttctgttccggaacgaaaacaaaatgttccgtaacggttcgtaacggtattttttatggaaaaatttgaagttaaggtaatcattacgaacattggatttgtgatgtagttacttgccctgctcttaggaaagtgggacaagggtaaaatacgttcttcagaggagcggaagtaactgtaccacgatttctaccaactagcacaaaccagtattaatttcaaagtcatagtatttattttctcaaaagacaaatacgaattttgcagtgggctcagtgctttgtgtcaagggagtgagtacGATCTCAGacgcagcacgtcattgagtgtactctctgatgtgcgagaccgctgttctgataaagagatcgccaggcctgcgcgacacacgcagcacagtgacaacgaaagctggaagagcggactttgtagagcccgctggagagtctcttggggcaataatacaagtacacatgcaaggtacccactacaccataaatcatcccaattcttctgaagtagagaagttcccactatgccatttttcgtcattcttcggactCTCGTTgtacacgctacacatatgtaaggcattatgtgcactttgcgctgtgactgatgatgataaagaattatggctgagcactttgcagtgggtgggaagcagtgtggcggaatgggcgcctccattccatttcaattccattgcgggaaattagaacttgccgcaattccattcctttcaattcctcggaatgaaaaaaacttggcGCATTCGGACTCtgtcaatgtaattcctccacgtaagaaaggcatcttgatagttttatcgagttaagaatgaacgccccataaagctgatgtcatcagatgcattaagaactgcaagagtacgcaaaacaggttaccgagatcgagggatagtagcttggttacatatctcgtgtagtacaaccaccctactaattcccataggggcagttctcccgctacctatagtatttgcatggtcagcatgtttgaacgaatggtggtgttttaatattctttatgcttaaatgtgttaatggtaaaatgacgacgtagtctatgtttatgctgacaaaagtagtattcaagaaaactaagcagttttggcacgcgtctggagcggttgggaatatggagaaaaataagatttggttaatgaggaataagaccctctagatctgctgctTAGttcgaacagtgcaccgctcgggcacctatTTGTGCCTTCGCATCgcatacggaacactgggccgcactgctcgtcagcactcacgcttgtcaagcgctcctcgcaagcatataGAAGCAGTAGCGTGGCACTgttgtggaagacccgactgccacgcagtgggcgctggttgaaatgccatccgatcctagaaaatgtttctcatttattttttatatcacgcgttagcggtcatggacaccggcggcggtggacaattatggcgccaaaatcagctgttgtgatctcataacagctttcgctgtaacaaacttcggcgccgacaatgccctctctacgctggcctgcgtggcaggcgcgcaaaaatccacttgcattaatataaacatctctggttgccactgttttcgtttttcgcacaatttcaacatatctttgctttggaattcctgccagaggtacgcgctaataccgtaccataagatatgctcacattgtgcgagctcagttgctccggattgcgaagttttctcgtgaaccgaaaaacgattgaaaaaatttcgttttcactccggaacgaaataatagataaagtttcggttacgttttcgttccggtccaaaatatcgtttttttcgtttttcgttttcggttttcgttccgttccgacaccctgcctacCACAATCCGACTCTGTGGCTCACTGTCGCGGAAAATTTGTCTCTGGCCCTCGGCAGGCCAATCAGCGCGCGGGCGATACGCGAGCGCTGCGACCTGCTGCTCGTTCAGCTTGCACAAGAAGACCGGGCCAACTTGAGAAAGTAAGTGTGCTATTAGTTTAAACAGTATGTAGCACTGTACTCGACGGTGCAGTGCTTATGCGGTTCAGAGCTGAACGTGCAGTTTGCGCAGGTCGGGCACCGAGGAGCAGTACGGGGAAAAGGAACAACTTCTCCAGCAAATTTTTGATGTGGCGAGAAGCCACGGATACCGCATCCGCCGTGGCGCTGCAAGAAAGGCGGCAAGCACCAGCGCCTCATCGTCGCAGGCGCCGTCAGGCGTTGACAGAGCGAAGCGCTGAGTCGCGTCGGCGGTGCGTGACTCGGCGTCCGCAACTCTACATGCCGAACCTGCGAGCGGGGAGGACAGCACGGGTTTCGGCGACCAGGTCCCCCCCCAACCTGTGTAAGTTTGTCAATTAGTGATTGAATGAATAATTGTCGTTGTGGATTCAACCAAGTTCCCGCAACATAGTGGCGCTTGAGGGCCATGGCTTTgtggtgtcgtctgctacgtAGTGAAGGCACGACAAACCTCAGTTAAATTAATGCAAGCAGTCCTATAAAACGGGTGCTCTTGTTTGAAGTGAAACCTTTTTAGACGCTTTTTCAAGTTACTGCAAAGGCTTGCAGCATTCGTTAACACTAAGGCAAGCCTACAGATGTCACTGTATGTGCGCAGGCCTGCCTTGGTATGTGGCCATGGATGGTGCATTGTCGTAGCGTGCACGAGGGGGCATGCTTGCTCTCACTTTACCCACTTTACGTGCTTTGCAACCCTGCTTAGTAACAaggaggcacaacaaacatagcaGACAGTTTTCAAGAGCATTGCGCGACGATTTTAAATGCGATGGTAAATTAGACAAGTGGCGTGTTGCAGTACCAGGTGGTAAATTGGGAAATGGATTTCCGTAATAGTAGAATCAAGATGTCATGCCATATCGAACCTTTTTAAAGTTATGATGTTCATGAAGTAAAGAAGAAAAGGTAATGTTCATGTCAACtgttcactagaaaatgaaacaCCTTACTGGAAACCATGATTCCCCCGCTAACAGTTATTAATAGCTCACAAACAAAACGAGAATGTGTTGCCTAACGAAGCGTTGcaatctttaaaaaaaataatttaatatAGCGTTTCCGTGGCTCATTCACAACAGGTGCCATGTGCAGACAGCAATCATTCATTCTTGAATCAGTGTGCACAATGTCTTTGCAAGAAAAGAGGTGTAGCAAGCATCTCCTGTTGCCTGTACATGTTTGGATTACCGCCATTGGTCGCACAATTGTGTATATTTAACGCCTTTTTAAAACTGCTTTAACACAGCTCCGTAAGGAAAGCGTGACTCTACAACGTTTCAACCTCTCATGACTTTGCGTGTCATGAAGCATTTGTGACATACTGAGATAGTAACTGTGTCAAGTACAATACCGTGGACTGTTGCCATTTCATTTAGGGTCGACAGCTGTGTTCGACAACGTGGAAGTCGTCACCACGGCACCAGAGGAGCCCTACGAGGTGGTCGGCGACTTCTCACAATCATCTGCTGCTCCACAGGAGGAGACTGCGCCAAGCACTGCGCCAGTAGCAGCAGGAGGGGCGGGGCAAGCAGTAGGCGCTAGTGGTGCTGCAGGTGCAGCAAGGGCACGACGAGGTAGGTTGGACAGAACAACTGTGGCAGCAACAAATTCAAGTGAATATGTTGTAATATTGCAGGCTGAAAAGACAGCCGAActacaaaaaaaggaaaggaaatgtTAAGTACTTCGGTTACAGTAGCACGCAATAAGAAAAAATACTGGAATCGGATACAACCTTTAAAAGTCTGCCGCACTTCCTCCTCAAAGGGGAACGAACACAAGCCTGTCCAAATGGGCACTCCCTCTACAGTAACGTCGTAGTTCAGGCAGCTCGTGAACCCATTTTCACAGAGCATTGTCAAGTGCATGCATGAGCAGGATGGTTTGTTTAGTCACAGAAACAACCGGCTACCACGCTTCAGTAATCCTGGCTGGACCTCTGCAGACCTTTTAGGTTGCATCCGACTATTACTGAAAGAACACATTTGTGAGACATGCATGTGGAGAAAGTGTGGCATATGAATACCATATGCCACACTTGCCCGTGGTCTCGGGCCTTTCCCGAGACCACGGACGCGAAGGAGCGAGcaaaggcggcgttcgctcggctcgggcggattccTGGTGTGCTCGGGTGCGTCGATGGCACCCTCATCGCCATCCAAAAGCCCCACGGCCTGAGCCCCGCGGACACGGCGAACTACATGTCGCGGAAGGGGTTCTACGCATtgaacaccatgatcgtgagtattattcatgcattgtatacgtagcgaattgtttcatttgtaTTGTTTAAATTTTCCGCTTTACTGCGGCTGTTGCGACAGAACGTTGCGGGAGCGATAtttattttcgatctatccagaacgggagtGGGTTCGCTTCAGGGCACCTCGGTTAGGATAAGCAATGAAAGCATTCGACGCGGGCGGAACTGTGGTTCAGCGGCCTCCACATTGCATAAAATCACCGCTACTCGATCGCTATGTGTACACTGAGCCTTGATTCTCGGTGTGGATTTGTTGAGAGTAGccctcccagaatgtgccgtagtatatTCGCTGCCCTGTGCTGCGTCCTCATTCTTCATTGTCGTGCTGGTTGTCATGGATAAACTCCTGTGCATTACATACGTATTGCTTCATTACCCTTTTTCATATGGGAGCTTTTAATGCTCTATGTAGTTTGTGATACATTGGCTTAAACATGCAACAGTAATTGGATTAAAAGCCTGCTCTGGCCGGAAGCTGGGTTGTCCCAATCAGTAAGCATGCAGACTACTTTTTTGACACTGCCTTGACGAGCCCAAGCCCACGTGTTGAAGCTTATGGTATAAGTCCTACCTTGTCGACGGCTCGTTGATAGCTATGTTTGAATAGTCGGTAAgagtgcagacagatgtagttacgtGAACATGAGTTTTTCCGAAGTCTTTTATGGGTACAAATTTggctgaattgaattctgcagacatgtgatgccgacctctggattctGGATGCAAATCCATGTTTCCCGGGCTCATGCCATGACTCGTGGGTGTGGCGGCGGAGCCCTCTCCGTCGGGACCTGCAAACCGAACTGCGGCCTGGTGaatgcttgcttggtaagtgctggcAGTGTTTGCAAATTCAAGACGATAATTCCACGCATGCTCATTGCCTTATTTTGATGTATTTaggtttcagccacaaaaacttttGCCAACGCTTGGCACAGACCGTGTCACAATGTCGAGAAAGCTTCATTATGTTATGATCACACGcacgacgcgaatagtcaagttcattcgagagcttctgcgagcaccagcgatagcaCTGGAAGTTTCGATGACTGCTTTATAAAAGACCACGCGTTCCACTGATAGTCAGATTACCTGAGGactgttcacgccgctatcaGCTCAGAGTGCGAATGGCTTGCATGTTGTATTTTCAgttttcgggcacaagttcgccaaaatGAAAACGTTTAGTCGAACAtcccgactgctgcctttgtcaacatcacagccacgtgacaatatcactaCAGCTGCCATGCTTCTTGTGCAGGAGACTCTGGCTATACATCAGAATCATGGCttctgacaccagtgcccggtcGACCAGCTAGTGGCACCCCTGAGAGCGACCagaacaaggcccacaccgccatgcgcaatgttgtggagaggTGCATCGGGGTCCTAAAAAGCAGGTTCCGCTGCTTGCATCGTTACCGGGCCCTGCTCTACAACCCCGATCGAGCAGccaccatcattgctgcttgCGCAGCTCTCCACAATATTGCACTAGCGGCACGTGAGCCTGCTCTCGAAGGGGACGACGATGACGACAGCGACAACGCTGAGGTGCCCCCATCActagctgagctaccaccacaaCGGGTGCAAGCCCCACAGCAGGTTCACCTGAggggccagcagcagcgcaacagCGTGGTTAACCTCTTCAGAGGACCACGGGGCTCGCATGCCGAGCACCTGCGTAgggtacgccgccgcctgcaacgaccttgGCAGCGTTGCGTGGTGCGTGCTtctctttgttcattgtgtttgtcactggcttGTTTAAAAAAAGGTCaatttttttactacacttctaACGTTTTTAATGAAACGGGATGCAGCTTGCAATGAATGACCCCCCTTGTAACATATGGTGGTTCACACTAAGCACAAATGAGAGCTCAGCTGTGAATGGCACacggtgccattcacagccacaGTGGTAACCTGTAAAGGCTGTTTCAACAGGACAGCAACATGGGCTAGCTTTTGTGCAACAAGGATCGTGGTAAACATGAAGTGAACGACATGGGTGGTATCAGAAGTAAAATTTCATTATTTGTATTGCGAGCAATGCACACATAAAGCAAAGTAAGTGAATGCCCCTCATAtttaatgaaaaggaaaatataaAAGTATCTTCCTTTTATATTATATACATGAAGTTATAACAACGTGCCCATTACTCCGCATCAAGATACACACTTCGCAACACAAAAGTCATTGCAGTAC
Above is a window of Rhipicephalus sanguineus isolate Rsan-2018 chromosome 3, BIME_Rsan_1.4, whole genome shotgun sequence DNA encoding:
- the LOC119385432 gene encoding putative nuclease HARBI1: MHVEKVWHMNTICHTCPWSRAFPETTDAKERAKAAFARLGRIPGVLGCVDGTLIAIQKPHGLSPADTANYMSRKGFYALNTMITCDADLWILDANPCFPGSCHDSWVWRRSPLRRDLQTELRPGECLLGDSGYTSESWLLTPVPGRPASGTPESDQNKAHTAMRNVVERCIGVLKSRFRCLHRYRALLYNPDRAATIIAACAALHNIALAAREPALEGDDDDDSDNAEVPPSLAELPPQRVQAPQQVHLRGQQQRNSVVNLFRGPRGSHAEHLRRDSNMG